In Hemitrygon akajei unplaced genomic scaffold, sHemAka1.3 Scf000057, whole genome shotgun sequence, the genomic stretch GATTGAAGATGGTTTtagcgaatggaggcctgtgacaagtgggatgtgtgtgtcagtgtcgacACCTCTGTAATTCACTATTCATGTCACTAATTTgtatgtgaatgtacaaggcacGATGTGTAAGTTTGAATTGAATGGAATTAAATTGAActgatttcttacatccttcacatacatgacgagtaaaaatctttatgttacgtctcggtctaaatgttcaatgtgcaaacaaagtaatttataataatttgtaataaattgaACAGTCCATATAACAGAGtatactcaaatcagcgtgagttaattagTCTAAttgcctagtggaagaagctgtcccggagcctgttggtccttggGAATTGGAGTATAAATGTTTTTTTCCCCAGTCTAAAGGCCAATGTTGCAAACTACATGCAACACTTTTACAGCATCACCTTTTAAAGTTTTAAACAATTCAACTGGACTCCTGTCACATCCTGCAACCTTATTATTGGCAATGTTTTCTATCGCCCATTCGACTTCACTTTACAGAATGTCCGGCTCTAGATCGACGAGAGAGTCATTACAGGTGTCTTCGCTGTTGGATTATTTCCTGTACAATTCTTCTGTGTATTCCTGCCATCTCTTTTTGATGTCTTCTGCGCCTGGGAGCGGCGGGAATTCCAAACGGGTCGTTCGAACTATAAAGCGTTGTGTTAACCTGTATGGGACTGTTGTATAAGTCGTTGGTGAGACCGTGTTTGCAGTACAAATTATAGTTCTAACCGCTATATGTTTGAAAAGGCTTGGTTAaggtggaaagagtgcagagattttcGAGTCTGTTGTCAGGGCCAGAAGGCCTCAATTCTGGGAAGGGAATGGCCACTCTACGTTTTTCCACCCTGGATTGTAGGAGACTGAGCAGCGACCATACAAAAGCGTTTTAAATTTGAAGAACAGAGTACCTGACTCATAGTTTTTTATTTGTGTAATTTAGATCATCGCCAGCAGGAGGTGTTTTCTTCTACCCGGACGGCAGACAAACTGACGACAATCAATCAATGACAGTCAGTtagaatggacacaggtatgcTCACTGGGCTCTTTCTCATTAAAACTCTGTCATCCTGGTACACGTGTAGTCAAATCGTCAATAATTCAGAGGGATAAATTTAGGCACTAAAAGGACACACAGCAAAACTTCCTTCATTGATTGTACTGGTAAAGCGACATTGAACACTGGAACAATTCACTAGGTCCAGCGCAGGGACCTAACAAAGggaatggtcgaatcactccgctcACCATGCAGATCCtcacctgagtgaaaggagaAGGAGCTGCTGAAAAAAAGCAGTGGGTGTGCGTGAAATTCAGATAGGAATACAAGAGCGGGCAATGTAACAGTCCAGGGAACAGACAGAATCTCTGTCAGTATTTGGTACGCCCTGATGTGGGAAATGCCTCCGACAGCCAGTGAGAGAAATAGATGGTGTTTTCGCTTTTGGAAGGGCAGTGTGAATTCTCCCCGGATTTTCGGGTTGTTGCTCAATGGAGGTGAGGGGAGTTTCCCGGTATCTGTTTTTGTGGCCGAGTTAAGGAAGGTTATATTATGGGattggtttaaattggcatcgTGTCCACATACACATGGTACACTCTACTATTTTATCTTCTATGACTGACTACAGATCTGAACTCCGCAATCTCCGCCTTCCTGGCAAATTGTGAGGATCACCAACTGTTCCGATTGACGAGATTCTACATGGAGCGGCTGCagcaggcgattgaggagggtgtggagggagtcagCTTCATGTTAATGGCCGAGGATCACTTCACCGGGCGAGAGTATCACGTAAGTGGGAGGAACATAGACTGAGTGTAGATTCTACTGAATCAATCACAGACCGACAGAACCGGTGTAACGACACCTCTGGGCAGTGAAAATCCTGCAATGCTTGTGATCAACATCAAGAAAAGTATTTTCGTTTGCAGAAACCCTGAACTTTTATTAACCAATACAAGTCTCTGTCCATATTTCTGAACAGATTATCTTTTAGACAGACTAAGTTACAGACAATGATTGAGAGGTGAATTTAGTGATGTGACACTTGACGGACATTGCAAGTGGACAGAGAACCACTCTACACCACTCAGTCTGACATCACATCATTTTCCCAATGCTCGAGCTTAATGGCCATCACCAGACTCTGTTGATTACCCTCGGGTTTCCCAAAAGTCAAATATATAGTGACTTAATTCTCAACTCATTTCTCGAGTCTATCTTCAATCCCATCGTCAATTGAACAGGCAGTACTGAATATAGTCTCTCTTTTCAACTACTGACTCTCTTGCATTTGATCAAATATCCCAAAATGTCTCAACATGTCCCAACATCCCAACAGTTACCTTCTGTTCCTTGTGACTGTTCCATTTGGAGTTTATAATTACCACAGCATATACTGTTAACACTGGGACCTGCAAAATAATACAACTGAAAATAGTCCAAGCATCTGCGGCTAACTCGGAATTACCTGGAAACGCCTTTCTAATATTCCTCGTGTTACTGGGGCACATTCACATATTGCTCACCAGACTGAATTTTAGTGAAGAGCCACACATTATCCCTAACCCTAGCATTCCACACGAGACAGTTGACAATTTTAATCAAAAGTTATTTCTCTGCATTAGTATCATTTGACTTTGGTCTGTCAAACATGCACAATGGTCCTTCAGTTGTTGTCTGCTCCTCACTGCCAGTTTCCAGCTGTAGGCTGACACTGGGCCTCTCACGGAGCCTGGCAGTGAAGTGTGAACCTTCTATGTTTCACCAGATATTACCCGGGAGAAAATCAACAGTGACCCTGACATAGATTGACTTAGCTATATTCATCAAACTctacgagaggtgattgataagttcgtgccctaaggtagaaggagtcaattttagacctagcatatttatttttcaacatagtcccctcctagatgtgcacacttagtccagcgatcgtggagcatacggatcccttctttgtagaagtcgttGTCTTGGGCCTCCAGAagaggtccacagcaggggtgattggccTAAGGAGATGAGttcttaacttcaaactttcagcataatcactcgaagagttgaactgcacatgcatgtaacgagagctgtataacatcgccttctacattaggccacgaacttatcaatcacccctgctgtggacactttctggaggtccaagacgccgacttcatATGCTCCACCACGgatggactaagtgtgtaaatgtaggaggggactatgttgaaaaataaatgtgctaggttttctaaaattgactccttctacattaggccacgaacttatcaatcaccatcGTATTCTGGCAGGAACTTTCGAAATCTTTCATTCTAATCATTTGTTCATttgaactctgtactctcaaaatatcAGTTTTGCAGGCCTCACACTTACCAAGCACATCTGTATCAGAAAACAACCAGTCCTAATCTACTTTCGTCAGATCCTTTCTGGTACATTTTAAtatagcctttctccaatttagaaccttaacccgaggaccagacctcACGTTTTCCATAATGATCtgtaaactaatggcattatgatcagcagatccaaagtgttcccctgcacacacCTCTGTCTCTTTTGCAGTCTTGATCCCTAATAGGAATTCTAGAATGCGTCTCTTCAGTTGTGATCAGAATATATTGATTACAGAAACTTCCCTAGAGAAAATTGACCTATactatcccatccagccctttaactAGGAGTGCCAGTCAATAAATGGAAAGTTAATTGTCTGACATCAGATTCCTGTGTTTCTTGTTTCTGTGATATCCCTTCACATTTTGTTCCTCGAAATCCCATTGACTATTGGGtgctctataatataatcccactcATGtgatcatccctttcttattccgtAGTTTCCACCCATGTAGTCTCATTGGACCAGTTATCCAGTTTGTCCTGTCTGAGCAATGcagtgacattttctctgactagaTATGCCACCCCTCCATCtgtaatccctcccactctatcgAATCGTGTCTAACACAACGGAACCCTGGAatgctgagctgccagtcctgcacctcctccaaccgaaTCACATTAACGGTTACAATGATGTAATTCAACGTGCTGATACATGCACTTGGATGATCTGTCTTTCCTACCGTACACCTTGCATTGCAATAATACGCATTTCGGAAAAAAATGTTTTACGATACTTATCCTTTagtttcctgactttgtatgtcggcttaacaacatctttcccatacaaccactccactattcACTCTGGTTCTTCATCGACCCCTTTAATTCAAGTTTAACACTTCCTCCTCCCCATTCAGCGCTAACAACTCTTCTCGCAAAGGTATCAATCCCCCTCCAGTTAGGGTGCAAACCGATCACGTGTGTCCAAGCCCCaacttccttggaagagagcccaaacATCCAAACCCTCGATCATGCACCATCTCATCAACCACACGTTAGACTATATTATTGTCCTCTTACAGGTTTCACTAGCACGTGTGTTacataccagcagcaatagattatACAGTGAGTCGGACTTTActgttaaaaccactctctttattagtatctacttatagtaacttaaacaaattaaacagaagttaactgtgtgttcattctctctccccctctcccactccccatgGGTTTAAGTCTGCAGCAGGCTGCTGCAACTTGTGACTGATGTCATCGTCCCGACTCACTCAGGCGCTCTTAAAATAAAACTCACAGTATGAGCCCACTTCTCTCGTAACCCGTGGTACGGGTAGCAATCCCGAgaacacaaccctggaggtcctgcactTCAGCTTAGCATCTCCCTccatgaactcactttgcaggacctcatcacacTTCCTACTCTTGTCATTAGTACCACCGGCTGCTGACCACGCCCCTAAGAAAGCTTCAGACTCGCTGCAAGATATCACTGGCCGTGACAGCACACCATCCAGAATTATTGTTCTCGTCAAAAGAATCTCCTGTCGGATCTTCTAACCTGTGAATTCCCCTGTTAGTGCAGTTCACCCTTCCGAATCACAAAACGAAATTCAGTGCCAGAGTCATAATCGCCGTGGCTTTCCTCAGCTAGGTCATACCCCGCAACTGTAAGCCGTTTACCTGTTATACAGGGGTTTCCTGCAgtggctgcctatccccttcctgcccatcacccctccccccccccccccacccgctgaTGGTGActcagttacctgtgtcctgcgcCTTGGGTATAGCTCCCTCCCTGTAAAGCCTGTCGTCAACCTCTCAGCATCTTAAATTATCCTatgttcatccagctccagctccaattgCTGAGCACACtctgtcagaagctgcagctggatgcaattCCTGAAGGTGTAGACACTGAAGGTCTCCCTGCCTTGCCACACCCCGTATgaagagcattccactatcctgcctggtattCTCACTGTTCTAATCGTGAAAAGGAAGGGAAAATACTATCTAAAATCTACCTAAAGCCTCCACCTCTCCTCACAGAACCCTCTCTGACacaaagcctcaactccccactctaTTTCTGGCTCACTCACGCTATGTGTGCTCTGTTTAAAACTAGCCAGGTGGATGATTCCCCGCAATCTCTGGCATTCAGAAGGTAATGACTGACCTCGCTCTCttctttaaaaatctttttcctgCTATGAACACTTCAATGGCAGTTAGTTATCTCTGGCGAGCAGTATGTGCTGAGTCAGACCATGTTCAGGGTAGTTTTGCACCCATCCCTCCGCCCCTTAATATTttccccattgttcattacagGGCGTGACTGAGCTCGCGGAGAAGGGAAACCGATCGGGCGCTTCCAGactcctcctggatctggtgatggagaagggctccggggcccggagggtgatgtgggaatcctttgtgaaactacatcaccatttaccgaagctgagcagaataCTGAATGAAATACGGGAACGTGGTACGGTAAACAATACACTGTGTGTTACAGATGTAAATgctgatgaatttacagtattacacagaacagacttcatgcaggttaatctgtttgaacaggtgACGGTCAGTTCGCCTACATGGACACTGAGCGGGGTTTATCTGAAGTGCCCAGACATCTGATAGGTAAGTGATGGAACAGATATCTCAAAGTCTTTATTTCACTCTCAGAGACTGAATGTgagaagtagcggtcccaatactgaccccaggGAAAACCTTTAGTCACAGGCatccaaccagaataggcccctttTGTTCCCACTGGCTGCCTCCTACCTGACGGCCATTCCGCAATATCGTTCCTGTAACGCCATATGgttttatcttgttcagcagtctcatatgtgcacgtatcaaatgccttctgaaaatccaagtagatcGCATCCACTGactgtctaccctgcttgttacgtCTTCCaagaacagatttgtcaggcataaCTTTCCTTTTCAGaagctatgctgactttgacttattttgtcattagactccaagtacctcgaaacctccaCCTTAATAAgaaactccaacaccttcccagccactgacgtttggctaactagcctataatttcctttttttatgccttcctcccttctgaaagagtggagtgatatttgcaatcctccagtaattcttgaaagatcatgaccaacgcATCTGCATCTCTCAGGCAACCTCTCTCAAGGCTCTGGGATGTAGTCAAtatggtccaggagacttattcaccttaagacGTTTCAGTATGCCGAACACTTTTTGTTTTGTCATAGTtatggcactcactcctactgCCCGTCACTCGCAGACCACTGCACACCGCCACTCTTCATATGACTGAAAAAAGCGTCTATTCTCCTGCTTTATACTATTGACTGggctgccctcatatttcatcttttccctctggtAGCTCGTTTTGTTGCCAtgatggattttaaaagttttccattcatccaactttccactcacttttgctagcTTATATGCcccttccttggcttttatgccatccttaacttcctttgtcaaccacggtTGCCTGCACCTGCCATttcagaacttcttcctctgtgggccacatctatcctgcgccttgtgaactattcccagaaacttcagtcatctCTGCACTGCCGTCACCCCCACTAGTATCCTCTCTAGTCCACCagtgcaagctcctctctcatgcctctataattcgttttattccattgtgatactgatacatgtaagttatgcttctccctctcaaattgcagaatgAATTCAATATCTCCTAAAGGCTCCTTTATATTAAGCTCACTAATTATTATAcaacccaatctaagatagccctTCCCCGAGCAGTCTCAAGCACAAGTTGCTCTCCAAAGCCATCTTATAGGTATTCAATAAATTCCATCATTTGTGATCCTACACCTTAAGTATGGGTGATTTCCTTATTCCCCTTGAATATTAAAGTCCCCCATTATAATTGTGTCATTAgctttattacatgccttttccagctccctttgcgatctcaaccccacatcttggctactatttggaggtctatatatgagtccaataatgtttttttttaccctcGTAATTTCGtatctccacccacaaagattcagcattctctgaccccatgtcacctcttcctaaagatgtaattccatcttgaACCAATAGAACCACACGACCTCCTATGTCGTCCTGCTTGTCCGTTCGATACAAAGAATATCCTTtaacgttaagctcccaactatgtccttcattcagccacgactcagtgacgcCCACAAAATCATACCGACCAATATATAATTGCACCAAGTGTTCGTCCACCTTGTTCCGAATGCAAagcacatttaaatacaacaccttccgTTTGCATCTGCGCCCTttcaattttgcctctgtggtacaattcaaCACTTCGATCCGTCTATATCTGAACCCAATCAtgagcttgtccttccttacattcttgTTACACTCATCATCTACTTGTCAACCTGCTGGTTCATCCTCAGCTCAGTCATCCTGGTTCCCaatcccctgccatattagtgtAAAACACACCCAACAGCTACAGTAAATCTGCCTGCAggaatattgctccccctcggATACGAGAAATATGTCCGTTTTCTACAGGGCACGCCTGTCCCAGAGGTTGTCCCAATTATCCGAAAACCTGAATCCCTGACCCATGCTGCAATTTTTCAGCCAATTATCTGCCAGCTCATCCTATTCCTATCTTCACTGTCGTGGAAACAGaaagtaatcccgagattactatgaTTGAGTTtcagcttctcagcttccttcctatctCCTATCTGTTTTCCAGACACGCTCCCTTTCTTTTCCTATGTCGTTGGTAACAATATGtgccacgacttctggctgcgcaccctcccttttcaggatattgtgaatATGGTGGGGGTGCATTGCCTGAGTTCATGTACCAGCTCCTCAGAGAATAGGAGACACCGGGAAATCTGCAAACTATGAATAGCGGGGAGAGCTGAGCTATTAACAGCGAATCTGAATTAGATTAGAAATGTTTCTGTGCCATCATTCATTTTCAGACACTCTGTCTCTGAGCTCTTAATTTCACCCAAACAACctctttaaaaagttcttattaCTATGGGAAATACGTGAGTGTTCCGTGTTCATCAGATCATTGACAACCTATTTCTGTCCGTCCTCAGATGTTCGACAGAAACACATGGAGACTCtacgggcacaaactgaaacactgagagtgaacacgatcctgatgagggagaaggtgaaggttttccagctggttgatcgatacgctgagctcacggtcatttctactgttcgagatcggacactggtggaacatgagctgctggcaagaggcagagaccacgaggagtggagacagaaacatctccgcggggagctggaaaaaatccggactgatcagaTATTCAAGAAGAGTTTTGTTCAAAGATTGAAAAATTCTGCCTTTGGTAACAAATCCGGCGTCTCCGCAGCAGTGGTCGGAGTATCAGGAATCGGGAAAACCACGATgttacaaaagattgtttatgactgggccacagggaaaatataccaacaattccagtttgtcttcagtttccaattccgagatttaaactccattaactgtagaataaacctgaaggaactggttctggatcagtatccttactttgggaatatcctgagagaggtctggaagaacccagagggattgctgtttatattcgatggtttggatgaattcaaacacggaatcgattttgctgacagtcgcagagatacagaacccaaacaccagtgcccagatcccgagtggtggtgtgaagtgtcggacattgtgtacagtttaatccagggcaagctgctcccagggtgttcagtgctggtgaccacccgccccactgcttTACGTTTATTGGAAAAGGCTGATATCAGTGTCTggactgaaatcctgggatttgttggtgaggaacggaaggaatatttcatcaggtattttgaagatcagacagtggcggcagctgttttcaaacacgtggaggagaacgagatcctgtacacaaTGAGCTACAaaccctcctactgctggatcctcgctctggcactgggccccttcttcacacaaagagtccgGGACCCGCAGCGAATTCCCAAGACtaacacccaactgtactcctactatatttacaacatcctgaaaaaccacggccgtgagattgagaacccccgtgatgtgttactcagggttggtcagatggccttcagaggagtgtccgagaggaagattgtgtttacagatggagatttgatcaagaacgatctgcagccttcccagtttttgtccgggttcctgatggaactTTTGGAGAGAAAGGATTCTGCCCGGAGTGTGGAGTACACATTCCCAcatctcaccatccaagagtttgtagctgcagtcgcacaattcctgaatccacatcccggggatatcctgaaattccacACTGAAGTCCAcagcacgacagatgggcgatttgagttGTTCCttcgttttgttgctggtctctcctcgccaatgacagctcggggacTGG encodes the following:
- the LOC140721524 gene encoding NACHT, LRR and PYD domains-containing protein 3-like, giving the protein MDTDLNSAISAFLANCEDHQLFRLTRFYMERLQQAIEEGVEGVSFMLMAEDHFTGREYHGVTELAEKGNRSGASRLLLDLVMEKGSGARRVMWESFVKLHHHLPKLSRILNEIRERGDGQFAYMDTERGLSEVPRHLIDVRQKHMETLRAQTETLRVNTILMREKVKVFQLVDRYAELTVISTVRDRTLVEHELLARGRDHEEWRQKHLRGELEKIRTDQIFKKSFVQRLKNSAFGNKSGVSAAVVGVSGIGKTTMLQKIVYDWATGKIYQQFQFVFSFQFRDLNSINCRINLKELVLDQYPYFGNILREVWKNPEGLLFIFDGLDEFKHGIDFADSRRDTEPKHQCPDPEWWCEVSDIVYSLIQGKLLPGCSVLVTTRPTALRLLEKADISVWTEILGFVGEERKEYFIRYFEDQTVAAAVFKHVEENEILYTMSYKPSYCWILALALGPFFTQRVRDPQRIPKTNTQLYSYYIYNILKNHGREIENPRDVLLRVGQMAFRGVSERKIVFTDGDLIKNDLQPSQFLSGFLMELLERKDSARSVEYTFPHLTIQEFVAAVAQFLNPHPGDILKFHTEVHSTTDGRFELFLRFVAGLSSPMTARGLENLGSTKLGDSEVKLLSAILGNPRCKIQKLGPCSYPCGSGGWSYVYVQGGPGEDRGGTCAGKESEEEVQTHEEVGPETAELTPICPEVEREAWGNAQSDGVMEAESNAPSVNPAPVCSSGLKRRRECSPKRAGNLDVGESKKGVGIRVEGVSNPESTSPVVGDLVVQETISSPVCTTKTDLEPSAQDSAGSATLEHAEAGEVPASHPQTEGEEEVECCVRNDRRQLKSFLDDLVRDIRVESSLAPSGNGGSQGRDGSSRARKAKNILGFLRDSAAEGTTALSGKGTGADT